The Aestuariibius sp. HNIBRBA575 nucleotide sequence AACCGGTGCATTTCCAACGGGATCGCTACGTTTCCCCCACCCATCCAGGATACAAAGAACAACGGGTTTAGGAATGGTCATGACAGCTCTCCAAATTGGTCACCGACCTTCTACCTCAGCCCCGCACAGAGGGGAATACTTTGGATTTTTTGTCGGCAAAAATACTTGAAATCCGCCGTTTCGACGCCTGTCACACCCGATGATAGGGCGATCCTGCCAGAATAGACGCGCCGCGATACAATTGTTCACAGAGCATCACCCGCGCTAGCATATGCGGCCAGACCATTTTTCCGAAACTCAACGACGCATCTGCCTTGGCACGCAGGTTTGGGTCAATACCGTCCGCACCGCCAATCACAAAGGACACGTTTCCGCGCCCTTGATCCCGCCACCCGGCCAGCATTTGCGCGAAATCAGGCGATGTCATCAATTTACCGCGTTCATCCAAGGTGCAGATCAATGCGTTTTGCCCAATTGCCTTTTCCAACAACGGGGCTTCGGCACGCATGCCACCGCCTTTTTTGTCCTCAACCTCAAACAATTCGGCCGGGCCAAGCCCTAAGGCCCGCCCGGTTCGATCAAACCGTTTCAGGTAATCATCAATCAAGTCACGCTCGGGGCCGGATCTAAGCCGACCCACCGCGCAAATCCGAACCCGCATGGGTTAGGAAATCTTGGGTCGCGCCTGCTCGGCGACGTCAGCGGCCGGCATCCACATTTTTTCCAGCTGGTAGAATTCGCGAACCTCTGGACGGAAAATGTGAACAATCACGTCGCCCGTATCAATCAGCACCCAATCGCCGGTTTCCTTGCCTTCCAGCTTGGAATAGACGCCCAGATCCGTTTTGATCTGATCGGTCAACTTTTCGGCCAATGCGGTCACCTGACGCGTGGACCGACCAGAGGCAATCACCATCCAGTCACCCATTTCAGAGCGCCCGCGCAGATCGATCTGCACCACATCTTCGGCCTTGTTTTCATTAAGTGACGCAAGGATAGCAGCCAAAAGTGCATCACTTGCTGTTCTGTCAGACCCGGCCATCAAAGGCCCCTCTGACTTGGCAGGTTCACCCGCCATATGCATCGCAGACAGTTCATTGTCCTCCTGATACGCGCCGCCTGAGGCCCCGACGCTGGGCATATGGTGATGCTAACACCGGATCACGAAAACCTCAATGTCACGTTAACGCGACATAGCGCCAAACTGTGCCCGCAACACCACAACCCAACGATCTGGCTTGTTTCATTGGGTTATTCGCACCTCGGCAGCATTTCGACATCTGCCTCGGCTAGGAAATCAGACAGGCGCGCATTGCGGACCAATGGCAAAAAAGCGCCATCGGGAATCAACCGGATTGAGGCAGACACCGTATCGTCCATATCCAGCAAATCTTGGCGCTGGCACAGTTTCATATCAACGGAAAGCGATCCTTCTGATTGATCGGCATGGTTTGCCTCCCAGATTTGCGCAACGCGTTGAATATTGCGCATTTCCGGCAAATCCTCATGCGCAATATAGAAAATTGCAGCACCTTCATTGCGCCGCTGCAAAACAAAGTCACCGCCAATTTTGTCCCCCGTATCAACGCGTTGCGCTGCAAACTGCACCATTGCTGAATTTGGGATGACATCCACCCCATCTGGCATGTCCAGCGCCACCTCAAAACCGGCAGGATCCGCCGTTAACGGATCAACCTGATCCAACTGGTCAAGCGTGGACATAACCACGCTGCTGCACCCCTGCAAAACAAACAATCCAAATATTAAACGCATAATGATTCCCATAATTGACATGTATTAATTATCGTTTTACAATAATTTTTATCAATGCAAAGGAAATTTCATGCAATCGGCTAAATCAACGTTTCTGGCGCAGGTCCTGTTCTACATCACCAGCATTTTTATGTTCGCTCTTCCGGTTTTGATCCTGTTTATGGTGATCCAAAATCCGCTCTCTCCTGAAACGGCAGCGATGGTTTTTCCCGACATCAACATCCTTGCCCCGCCCCCAAAGCTCGCGCTTTATGCGGTGTTCGCGTTTAACTTGCTCGGGATATGCGTGCTGATCTGGATCTTGTCGCAGATGCGCAAATTGTTTGATCAATATCGCAAAGGAAACGCGCTGACATTGCGGGCAGCGGGCCACATTCGACAGATCGGGTCTGGGCTATTGGCCCTCGCGATTTTGCGACTGTTCACGTTGCCGATTACATCTGTGCTGTTAACCATGTCCAATCCTGAAAATAGCCGCGA carries:
- the rsfS gene encoding ribosome silencing factor, producing the protein MAGEPAKSEGPLMAGSDRTASDALLAAILASLNENKAEDVVQIDLRGRSEMGDWMVIASGRSTRQVTALAEKLTDQIKTDLGVYSKLEGKETGDWVLIDTGDVIVHIFRPEVREFYQLEKMWMPAADVAEQARPKIS
- a CDS encoding DUF2975 domain-containing protein produces the protein MQSAKSTFLAQVLFYITSIFMFALPVLILFMVIQNPLSPETAAMVFPDINILAPPPKLALYAVFAFNLLGICVLIWILSQMRKLFDQYRKGNALTLRAAGHIRQIGSGLLALAILRLFTLPITSVLLTMSNPENSRELSVALGDSEIGFLLAGGLITLIGWAMHDAAHIAEENKGFV
- the rlmH gene encoding 23S rRNA (pseudouridine(1915)-N(3))-methyltransferase RlmH, which gives rise to MRVRICAVGRLRSGPERDLIDDYLKRFDRTGRALGLGPAELFEVEDKKGGGMRAEAPLLEKAIGQNALICTLDERGKLMTSPDFAQMLAGWRDQGRGNVSFVIGGADGIDPNLRAKADASLSFGKMVWPHMLARVMLCEQLYRGASILAGSPYHRV